From the Saccharobesus litoralis genome, one window contains:
- the fabB gene encoding beta-ketoacyl-ACP synthase I, giving the protein MKRAVITGLGIVSSIGNNAEEVKASLEAGRSGITKSDQFVEAGLRSQVWGDLKIDTKEHIDRKQIRFMGDAAAYAYISMEQAIADSGLTPEQVSNPRTGLVVGSGGASSENQIDAERILREKGVKRIGPYMVPRTMSSTASACLATPFKIKGVNYSISSACATSAHCIGHAWEQIQLGKQDVVFAGGGEELHYTLTMMFDAMGALSTKYNETPEKASRTYDADRDGFVISGGGGIVVVEELEHALARGAKIYGEIVGYGATSDGYDMVAPSGEGAIRCMQQAMENVDSIDYVNTHGTSTPVGDVKELEAIQTVFADTKPAISATKAMTGHALGAAGVHEAIYSLLMLENGFIAPSINIDTLDEKAEGLDIVTEKRDAELTTVMSNSFGFGGTNATLVFKKYQS; this is encoded by the coding sequence ATGAAAAGAGCTGTTATCACCGGCTTAGGTATCGTTTCAAGTATTGGTAACAATGCTGAAGAAGTTAAAGCTTCATTGGAAGCGGGTCGCTCTGGTATCACCAAGTCGGATCAATTTGTTGAAGCAGGCTTACGTAGCCAAGTTTGGGGCGATTTAAAAATCGATACCAAAGAGCATATTGATCGTAAGCAAATTCGTTTTATGGGTGATGCAGCTGCTTACGCTTATATCTCTATGGAGCAAGCTATTGCAGATTCAGGCTTAACGCCTGAGCAAGTGTCTAATCCGCGTACTGGTTTAGTTGTCGGTTCTGGTGGTGCTTCATCAGAAAATCAAATTGATGCTGAGCGTATTCTTCGCGAGAAAGGTGTAAAGCGTATTGGTCCATATATGGTTCCACGTACTATGTCTTCTACCGCTTCTGCTTGTTTGGCGACACCGTTCAAAATTAAAGGTGTTAACTATTCAATCAGTTCAGCGTGTGCAACTTCAGCACACTGTATTGGTCATGCTTGGGAACAAATTCAATTAGGCAAACAAGACGTTGTTTTTGCTGGTGGCGGTGAAGAGCTGCACTACACATTGACCATGATGTTTGATGCCATGGGTGCATTATCAACTAAGTATAACGAAACGCCTGAAAAAGCATCACGTACCTACGATGCAGATCGTGATGGTTTTGTTATCTCTGGCGGCGGCGGTATCGTTGTTGTTGAAGAGTTAGAACACGCGTTAGCGCGTGGCGCGAAAATCTACGGCGAGATCGTAGGTTATGGTGCAACATCAGACGGTTACGACATGGTTGCACCTAGTGGTGAAGGTGCTATCCGTTGTATGCAACAAGCCATGGAAAACGTTGATTCAATCGATTACGTCAATACGCACGGTACTTCAACGCCTGTCGGTGATGTTAAAGAATTAGAAGCTATCCAAACTGTATTTGCTGATACTAAACCAGCAATCAGTGCAACTAAAGCCATGACAGGTCACGCACTAGGTGCGGCAGGTGTACATGAAGCTATCTACAGCTTACTTATGCTTGAAAACGGCTTTATTGCCCCATCAATTAATATTGATACTTTGGATGAAAAAGCCGAAGGCTTAGATATTGTGACTGAAAAACGCGATGCTGAATTAACCACTGTTATGTCAAACAGCTTCGGTTTTGGTGGGACTAATGCCACTTTAGTCTTCAAAAAATACCAAAGCTAA
- the mnmC gene encoding bifunctional tRNA (5-methylaminomethyl-2-thiouridine)(34)-methyltransferase MnmD/FAD-dependent 5-carboxymethylaminomethyl-2-thiouridine(34) oxidoreductase MnmC encodes MSQSIQAADIHFNESGTPISNQFDDIYYSREDGLTESYYVFQQGNQLQTRWLAFEQEQFVIAETGFGTGLNFLAVCQSFHEFRQQNPEHTLKRLHFISFEKFPLTQAALAESLSQWSTVKPWAVQLLANYPSLIQGVHRLQIDTAISLDLWFGDVLDSTPQINDRGIGVVDAWFLDGFAPSKNPDMWSDELFYQIARLTKQSGSFATFTAAGFVRRGLMQQGFNAYKLPGFGRKREMVAGVMQQKPNLALNRSQLLFPTPAAHTNRQPDEKQVAIIGGGISAISSAYALAQRGYQVSIYTQSHLADAASGNHQGAVYPLVQLQHNPLSELHIKAFEFSQRHYSHMQTTLDFGFATCGVLQLAFNADRQRRLQQLVDEQNWPETLVHAVSTEQANDIAGININSPAWYYPNGAWLNPVSYIKALAEQLVAKQQLVLHENTQVTTLQQENNHWQLTLNNGHTVDANIVILACGHAIQDFEQAQGVEVHPVRGQVTELASHSELAKLKSVICHKGYLTPAFSQKHCAGASFIKDNDSIAVSQQEDEANLAQQSQFLAQSGIEFTPEHIVNQRASIRTCTQDHIPVVGALFDQKTLAASHHDLWKGQKVTLPANTYDNLYCLTGLASRGLSTAPFLAEYLASMINQEVLPVAQNISDALNPNRFVVKKLIRREI; translated from the coding sequence TTGAGCCAATCCATCCAAGCCGCCGATATTCACTTTAATGAATCAGGTACCCCTATTTCTAATCAGTTTGATGATATTTATTATTCGCGTGAAGATGGCTTAACTGAATCCTATTACGTGTTTCAACAGGGTAATCAATTACAAACGCGATGGTTGGCTTTTGAGCAAGAGCAGTTTGTGATTGCCGAAACCGGTTTTGGTACAGGGTTAAACTTTTTGGCGGTATGCCAATCATTCCACGAGTTTCGACAGCAAAACCCAGAACATACGTTAAAACGCCTACACTTTATTAGCTTTGAAAAATTCCCGCTAACCCAAGCCGCGTTAGCTGAATCTCTAAGCCAATGGTCAACGGTTAAGCCATGGGCAGTGCAATTACTGGCTAACTACCCTTCTCTCATTCAAGGGGTACACAGACTACAGATAGATACGGCGATCAGCTTAGATTTATGGTTTGGCGATGTACTCGATTCAACACCACAAATAAATGATCGCGGCATCGGGGTTGTCGACGCTTGGTTTTTAGATGGTTTTGCACCAAGCAAAAACCCAGATATGTGGAGTGACGAGCTATTTTATCAAATTGCTCGCTTAACCAAACAATCTGGCAGCTTTGCGACATTTACCGCCGCCGGTTTTGTGCGGCGCGGCTTAATGCAACAGGGTTTTAACGCGTATAAGTTACCTGGGTTTGGCCGCAAACGTGAAATGGTTGCCGGTGTTATGCAACAAAAACCAAATTTAGCGCTAAACCGCAGCCAGTTATTATTTCCAACACCAGCGGCACATACCAACAGGCAACCTGACGAAAAACAAGTGGCTATCATAGGCGGTGGCATTTCCGCCATTAGTAGTGCCTATGCGTTAGCGCAACGTGGTTATCAGGTCAGCATTTATACCCAAAGTCATTTAGCAGATGCAGCTTCAGGCAATCATCAAGGCGCTGTTTATCCCTTAGTTCAATTGCAACACAATCCACTTTCAGAATTACATATTAAAGCCTTTGAATTTAGCCAACGTCATTATTCCCATATGCAAACCACACTTGATTTTGGTTTTGCGACTTGTGGCGTATTACAATTGGCCTTTAATGCCGACCGACAACGGCGCTTACAGCAATTAGTTGATGAACAAAACTGGCCAGAAACCCTAGTCCACGCTGTATCGACTGAGCAAGCTAATGACATAGCCGGTATCAATATCAACAGCCCTGCTTGGTATTACCCTAACGGCGCTTGGCTTAATCCTGTTTCTTATATCAAGGCGCTAGCCGAACAACTCGTTGCCAAGCAACAACTGGTGTTGCACGAAAATACCCAAGTCACCACATTACAGCAAGAAAACAACCATTGGCAGCTAACTCTAAATAATGGCCATACCGTTGACGCTAACATAGTGATTTTAGCCTGTGGCCATGCCATTCAAGACTTTGAACAGGCACAAGGGGTTGAGGTTCACCCAGTACGTGGTCAAGTTACCGAGCTTGCCAGCCACAGCGAATTAGCTAAATTAAAAAGTGTTATCTGCCATAAAGGCTATTTAACGCCAGCTTTTAGCCAGAAACATTGTGCGGGGGCAAGTTTTATTAAAGACAATGACAGTATTGCTGTCAGCCAACAAGAAGACGAAGCCAATCTAGCCCAACAAAGCCAATTTTTAGCCCAGTCAGGCATTGAGTTTACGCCAGAGCATATTGTAAATCAGCGAGCATCGATCCGTACTTGCACGCAAGATCATATTCCTGTTGTCGGCGCTTTGTTTGATCAAAAAACATTAGCCGCCAGTCACCATGATTTATGGAAAGGCCAAAAAGTAACATTGCCAGCCAATACTTACGATAATTTATATTGCTTAACCGGTTTAGCATCACGTGGCTTAAGTACAGCGCCTTTTTTAGCGGAATATTTGGCCAGTATGATCAACCAAGAAGTATTGCCCGTCGCGCAAAATATTAGTGACGCATTAAACCCAAATCGCTTTGTGGTGAAGAAATTAATTCGCCGCGAGATCTAG
- a CDS encoding sulfite exporter TauE/SafE family protein — protein MFEQILLFFISLIANTLSSLAGGGAGLLQLPALIFLGLPFGIALATHKIASVALGLGASIKHLKNGGYRWQLVTIMIAGALPGVVLGANVILQIPEKIAMVSLGILTIGLGIYSILKPDLGMKENMRNLDLRGYLLGALGLFVIGVLNGSLTSGTGLFVTMWLIGWFGMSYTRAVSYTLVMVGVLWNGAGAITLAIIHQVKWEWLLVLLAGSFIGGYLGAYLALAKGNILVKRSFETMTILSGIGLFIKAFN, from the coding sequence ATGTTCGAACAAATCCTGCTATTTTTTATTAGTTTAATTGCCAATACGTTATCGTCATTAGCTGGCGGTGGCGCTGGCTTATTGCAATTACCAGCATTAATTTTTCTTGGGTTACCTTTTGGTATTGCGCTAGCAACCCACAAAATTGCGTCTGTGGCTTTAGGCTTAGGCGCATCAATCAAACATCTAAAAAATGGTGGCTACCGATGGCAACTCGTTACCATTATGATCGCCGGTGCGTTACCTGGCGTGGTTTTAGGTGCCAATGTTATTCTGCAAATTCCTGAAAAAATCGCCATGGTGTCGTTGGGCATTTTGACGATAGGTTTGGGCATATATTCCATTCTTAAACCCGATTTGGGTATGAAAGAGAATATGCGTAATTTGGATTTACGCGGTTATTTACTTGGTGCCTTAGGTTTATTCGTTATTGGTGTACTTAATGGATCGCTTACATCGGGCACTGGGTTATTTGTCACCATGTGGTTAATTGGCTGGTTTGGTATGAGTTACACCAGAGCGGTATCATACACTTTAGTGATGGTTGGCGTGTTATGGAATGGAGCCGGTGCTATTACCTTGGCTATTATTCATCAAGTTAAGTGGGAATGGTTATTGGTTTTATTGGCCGGTTCTTTCATTGGTGGCTATTTGGGTGCTTATTTGGCTTTAGCAAAAGGCAACATTTTGGTAAAACGCAGTTTTGAAACCATGACAATTTTGTCTGGTATAGGTTTGTTTATTAAAGCATTTAACTAA
- the smrA gene encoding DNA endonuclease SmrA, with product MKDELDLFMQEMADVKPISQEKSVAKVKDKPSLAQLARREAAEQELLDDPNNLSTEYVEPVDPYDVLAYKKDGVQEGVFKKLRLGQYQIETNLNLHHHSVKEARREIFNFVQDCYKRNIRTINLVHGIGKDSKPYPAILKSHINKWLQELDCVLAFHSAIKAHGGYGATYVLLKKSEEKKRENRERHARRLA from the coding sequence ATGAAAGACGAACTTGATTTATTTATGCAGGAAATGGCCGATGTAAAGCCAATATCGCAAGAAAAGTCTGTCGCTAAAGTTAAAGACAAACCTTCGCTAGCCCAACTGGCACGTAGAGAAGCCGCCGAACAAGAATTATTGGACGATCCTAACAACCTATCTACGGAATATGTCGAGCCTGTCGATCCCTATGATGTACTGGCCTATAAAAAAGATGGCGTACAAGAAGGAGTATTTAAAAAACTGCGTTTAGGCCAATATCAAATCGAAACCAATCTTAATCTGCACCATCACTCTGTTAAAGAAGCTCGGCGCGAAATTTTTAACTTTGTTCAAGACTGCTACAAACGTAACATACGTACGATCAATCTCGTGCATGGCATAGGTAAAGACAGTAAACCTTATCCGGCTATTTTAAAAAGCCATATCAACAAATGGTTGCAAGAATTGGATTGTGTATTGGCTTTTCACAGTGCAATTAAAGCCCATGGTGGCTACGGCGCAACCTATGTGTTATTGAAAAAAAGTGAAGAGAAAAAGCGTGAAAACCGCGAACGCCACGCACGGCGGTTAGCTTAA
- a CDS encoding SDR family oxidoreductase, which produces MLKNQLIKLCFLLLCFNSSVACSAVTTQSSTQANTQSTSQSKGTVLITGANRGLGLALSRHFIADGYKVIGTARKPHKATDLKAAGAQVVQLDVTDDESIAAMAKTLQGVAIDIVVNNAGYVNDYTRGIESFKKSTREEYLRTYNINTVGPVLVAKALYPNLLLSKASVKKLVNTSSQGGIVDRKGTHAIYAYDTSKTALNKLTNELAKDLKADNITVISLAPGWNKTRTGGEGARLEPEVSMAQAKKVIESLTIENTGTFVTYSGRSVKW; this is translated from the coding sequence ATGCTAAAAAATCAATTAATAAAACTCTGCTTCTTACTGCTGTGCTTTAATTCTTCGGTGGCATGCAGTGCGGTTACGACACAATCCAGTACACAAGCCAATACACAGTCAACTAGCCAGTCAAAAGGCACTGTGCTGATTACGGGTGCTAACCGTGGCTTAGGTTTAGCCTTATCTCGCCATTTCATTGCCGACGGTTACAAAGTCATTGGTACGGCCCGTAAACCTCACAAAGCCACAGACCTGAAAGCGGCTGGCGCACAAGTTGTGCAATTGGATGTAACAGATGATGAGTCCATTGCCGCCATGGCAAAAACCTTACAAGGTGTAGCCATTGATATTGTTGTGAATAACGCAGGTTATGTTAACGACTATACGCGAGGCATTGAATCATTTAAAAAATCCACACGAGAAGAGTATTTAAGAACCTACAACATTAATACAGTCGGCCCCGTTTTAGTCGCCAAAGCACTCTACCCTAACCTATTACTGTCTAAAGCCAGTGTTAAAAAATTAGTTAATACCTCTTCACAAGGCGGCATTGTCGACCGTAAAGGTACTCATGCCATTTATGCCTACGACACTTCAAAAACCGCTTTAAACAAACTAACCAATGAGCTCGCTAAAGACTTAAAAGCCGACAATATTACGGTTATCTCACTCGCACCAGGTTGGAACAAAACCAGAACAGGTGGTGAAGGTGCCCGCCTTGAACCAGAAGTGTCGATGGCGCAAGCTAAAAAAGTGATTGAAAGCCTGACTATTGAAAATACCGGCACCTTTGTCACTTATTCCGGCCGTTCGGTTAAGTGGTAA
- a CDS encoding NTP/NDP exchange transporter: MSNSTTNKQTSHNNFFCRLTQIEPEEIKAALLAFLFIFLLMTSYMILKPVRDALPSDWGDVSRAVQWTYTFIFATLAVMIYNYFSSHISVRKLVPRVFFAFAISFMAIYAAFKLGVDVSLLGKVFYVWTSVFSLFHISVFWSFISQHYSKSQSKRVFSFINTGASAGAILGPLIVIVLAEAISIENALLVTSSILLISLPIIALLNKHFDAAEQRITDSEPLQTNPFSGLSQLLSHKKLMGIASFIFLLTGVSAFFYTTQSDVLAEFSRAERKQMLGGLELITNTLTILIGLFVSNRIFQKLGISFSLSFVPFAIAGLMLLLSANPVVLFVLILVVLRRAGNYAIVRPAREVLFTGVDREARFKTKPIIDIAVYRGGDVFWIWTIAFIGDGYLGFSMAEKIIAGAVVAILWGLTGMFIGRKHDNAEQQEASEQAASAELKPCKSTS; the protein is encoded by the coding sequence ATGTCAAATTCAACAACTAACAAGCAAACATCGCACAATAATTTTTTCTGTCGCTTAACTCAAATTGAGCCAGAAGAAATTAAAGCCGCACTGCTGGCATTTTTATTCATCTTTTTATTAATGACCTCTTACATGATTTTAAAACCGGTAAGAGATGCCTTGCCCAGTGACTGGGGCGACGTAAGCCGTGCCGTGCAATGGACGTACACCTTTATTTTTGCCACGCTCGCGGTGATGATCTACAACTATTTTTCATCTCATATTTCGGTGCGTAAACTCGTCCCTCGGGTATTTTTCGCATTTGCCATCAGCTTCATGGCGATTTACGCCGCGTTTAAACTGGGGGTAGATGTATCGTTACTCGGTAAAGTGTTCTACGTGTGGACCAGTGTCTTTAGCTTGTTTCATATCTCGGTTTTTTGGAGTTTTATTTCGCAACATTATTCCAAATCACAAAGCAAACGCGTGTTCAGTTTTATTAATACTGGCGCCAGTGCTGGCGCAATTTTAGGACCACTGATCGTGATTGTATTAGCTGAAGCAATTAGCATAGAAAATGCCTTGCTAGTCACCAGCAGCATTTTGTTGATCAGCTTACCTATTATTGCCTTACTGAATAAACACTTTGATGCCGCAGAACAACGTATTACCGATAGCGAACCGCTACAAACCAATCCGTTTTCTGGCTTAAGTCAGTTACTGTCGCACAAGAAACTGATGGGGATCGCTAGTTTTATCTTTTTACTGACTGGTGTTAGCGCGTTTTTCTACACCACGCAAAGTGATGTGTTAGCCGAATTTAGCCGTGCAGAGCGTAAACAAATGCTCGGCGGTTTAGAGTTGATCACCAATACCCTGACTATTCTGATTGGCTTGTTTGTATCTAACCGCATTTTTCAAAAGCTAGGAATATCTTTTAGCTTATCTTTTGTGCCCTTCGCCATTGCGGGACTAATGCTATTACTCAGCGCCAATCCGGTTGTGTTGTTTGTATTGATTTTAGTGGTGTTACGTCGTGCAGGTAACTACGCCATTGTGCGACCAGCCAGAGAAGTCTTATTTACTGGAGTCGACCGCGAAGCCCGCTTTAAAACCAAACCCATTATCGATATCGCAGTTTACCGTGGCGGCGATGTGTTCTGGATCTGGACAATTGCCTTTATTGGCGACGGCTATCTTGGTTTTAGCATGGCCGAAAAAATTATTGCTGGCGCGGTTGTCGCCATTCTTTGGGGGCTAACTGGCATGTTTATCGGCAGAAAGCACGACAACGCAGAGCAGCAAGAGGCATCCGAGCAAGCGGCCAGTGCCGAACTCAAGCCTTGTAAATCAACAAGTTAA
- a CDS encoding glycoside hydrolase family protein, with amino-acid sequence MKKNFKTRLAKTRNLVLGLSSAALLMACSANPSDVKQDTDDFNLSGVMQPVAQENIFYDKEFFNWGSSMVKGEDGKYHLFYAQMPRKHGFFSWLTDGRVSRAVSDSPTGPWKHVEVVMEGRGDGYWDQYTVHCHKIYKFEGKYYLYYMSTNSGDMDLTPEQLEEVRRSRWKPDNLRGMMRLNQRIGVAVADSIEGPWQRFDKPLIEPEFPIANIVNNTTVTQRPDGGYLMVVRGDQPDQPKNEIIRMQAVLLADHPLGPWKMQEKPVIKDYNSEDPEVWYDAERKRYYSLYHAFGYMGMITSEDGLNWQRAKHYKVSDKSYKTTEGKTVKVHRYERPTIYHENGKPLVMTAGIKMPDGDTHSLFIPLKQ; translated from the coding sequence ATGAAAAAAAATTTCAAAACTCGTTTAGCGAAAACTCGCAACCTAGTGTTAGGCTTATCAAGCGCAGCCTTGTTAATGGCTTGCTCAGCTAACCCTAGCGATGTAAAACAAGATACCGACGATTTTAACTTATCTGGCGTGATGCAGCCTGTTGCCCAAGAAAACATCTTTTACGATAAAGAATTCTTTAACTGGGGTTCAAGCATGGTTAAAGGTGAAGACGGTAAATACCATTTGTTTTATGCGCAAATGCCTCGCAAACATGGCTTTTTTTCTTGGTTAACCGACGGTCGCGTATCTCGCGCCGTGTCAGATAGCCCAACAGGTCCTTGGAAACATGTTGAAGTAGTAATGGAAGGCCGTGGTGACGGCTACTGGGATCAATACACTGTGCATTGCCATAAAATTTATAAATTTGAAGGCAAGTACTACTTGTATTACATGTCGACTAATTCAGGTGATATGGACTTAACCCCAGAACAACTAGAAGAAGTGCGTCGCTCACGTTGGAAGCCAGATAATTTACGTGGCATGATGCGTTTAAATCAGCGTATTGGCGTCGCGGTTGCCGACAGTATTGAAGGCCCTTGGCAGCGTTTTGACAAACCGTTAATTGAACCTGAATTTCCTATTGCTAACATAGTCAACAACACGACGGTAACCCAGCGTCCTGACGGCGGTTATTTGATGGTTGTGCGTGGTGATCAACCCGACCAACCGAAAAACGAAATTATTCGTATGCAAGCGGTTTTATTAGCTGATCACCCCTTAGGGCCATGGAAAATGCAAGAAAAACCTGTGATCAAAGACTACAATTCTGAAGATCCTGAAGTGTGGTACGATGCTGAGCGTAAACGCTACTATTCGCTATACCATGCCTTTGGCTATATGGGAATGATCACCTCAGAAGACGGCTTAAATTGGCAACGAGCTAAACACTACAAGGTTTCAGATAAATCGTATAAAACGACTGAGGGTAAAACAGTTAAAGTGCATCGCTATGAGCGCCCAACGATTTACCATGAAAATGGTAAGCCGTTAGTGATGACAGCGGGTATTAAAATGCCAGACGGCGACACCCATTCACTGTTTATTCCCTTAAAGCAATAA